The following coding sequences lie in one Klebsiella huaxiensis genomic window:
- the thiI gene encoding tRNA uracil 4-sulfurtransferase ThiI, with translation MKFIIKLFPEITIKSQSVRLRFIKILTGNIRNVLKNYDETLAVVRHWDHIEVRAKDENQRLAIRDALTRIPGIHHILEVEDVPFTSLHDIFEQTLPLWRETLEGKTFCVRVKRRGKHEFTSIEVERYVGGGLNQHIETARVKLTDPDVTVNLEIENDRLLLVKGRYEGIGGYPIGTQEDVLSLISGGFDSGVSSYMLMRRGCRVHYCFFNLGGAAHEIGVRQVAHYLWNRFGSSHRVRFVAINFEPVVGEILEKVDDGQMGVVLKRMMVRAASKVAERYGVQALVTGEALGQVSSQTLTNLRLIDNVSDTLILRPLISHDKEHIINLAREIGTEDFARTMPEYCGVISKSPTVKAVKAKIEAEEENFDFSILEKVVAEANNIDIRDIAQQTEQDVVEVETVSGFGSNDVILDIRSVDEQDERPLKVEGIDVVSLPFYKLSTKFGDLDQSKTWLLWCERGVMSRLQALYLREQGFENVKVYRP, from the coding sequence ATGAAGTTTATCATTAAATTGTTCCCGGAAATCACCATCAAAAGCCAATCTGTGCGATTGCGCTTCATTAAAATCTTAACCGGGAACATTCGTAACGTTCTCAAAAACTATGATGAGACGCTTGCCGTCGTTCGTCATTGGGATCATATCGAAGTCCGGGCAAAAGATGAAAATCAGCGTCTGGCTATTCGCGATGCGCTGACGCGTATTCCGGGTATTCACCATATTCTGGAAGTCGAAGACGTTCCTTTCACTTCGCTGCACGATATTTTCGAGCAGACGCTGCCGCTGTGGCGTGAAACGCTGGAAGGTAAAACCTTCTGTGTGCGCGTCAAACGTCGCGGTAAGCATGAGTTTACCTCTATCGAAGTGGAACGCTACGTCGGCGGTGGTCTTAACCAGCACATTGAAACGGCGCGCGTAAAGCTGACTGACCCCGATGTCACGGTGAACCTGGAGATCGAAAACGATCGTCTGCTGCTGGTAAAAGGGCGTTATGAAGGTATCGGTGGTTATCCCATCGGTACCCAGGAAGACGTGCTGTCGCTGATTTCCGGCGGTTTTGACTCCGGCGTATCCAGCTATATGCTGATGCGTCGTGGCTGCCGTGTGCACTACTGCTTCTTTAATCTCGGCGGCGCTGCGCATGAAATCGGCGTACGTCAGGTGGCGCATTATCTGTGGAACCGCTTCGGCAGCTCCCACCGTGTGCGTTTTGTGGCGATTAATTTCGAGCCGGTGGTGGGCGAAATTCTTGAGAAAGTTGACGACGGCCAGATGGGGGTGGTGCTCAAACGTATGATGGTCCGCGCGGCGTCGAAAGTTGCTGAGCGCTATGGCGTACAGGCGCTGGTCACTGGCGAAGCATTGGGCCAGGTTTCCAGCCAGACGCTGACCAACCTGCGTTTAATCGACAACGTCTCGGATACGCTGATTCTGCGTCCACTGATTTCGCACGATAAAGAGCACATTATTAACCTGGCGCGTGAAATCGGTACCGAAGATTTTGCCCGCACCATGCCGGAATACTGCGGCGTTATCTCGAAAAGCCCGACCGTGAAAGCGGTGAAGGCGAAGATCGAAGCGGAAGAAGAAAACTTCGATTTCAGCATTCTTGAAAAAGTGGTGGCGGAAGCGAATAACATTGATATTCGCGATATTGCCCAGCAGACCGAGCAGGACGTGGTGGAAGTGGAAACCGTCAGCGGTTTTGGCTCTAACGACGTTATCCTCGATATTCGTTCTGTTGATGAGCAGGATGAAAGGCCGTTGAAGGTAGAGGGTATCGATGTGGTTTCCCTGCCGTTCTACAAGTTGAGCACTAAATTCGGCGATCTCGACCAGAGTAAAACCTGGTTGCTGTGGTGCGAACGTGGCGTCATGAGCCGCCTGCAGGCGCTGTATTTGCGTGAGCAGGGCTTTGAGAATGTTAAAGTGTATCGCCCGTAG
- the nusB gene encoding transcription antitermination factor NusB, giving the protein MKPAARRRARECAVQALYSWQLSKNDIADVEYQFLAEQDVKDVDVLYFRELLTGVATNSAYLDGLMKPYLSRLLEELGQVEKAVLRIALFELSKRSDVPYKVAINEAIELAKTFGAEDSHKFVNGVLDKAAPVIRPNKK; this is encoded by the coding sequence GTGAAACCTGCTGCTCGTCGCCGCGCCCGTGAGTGTGCTGTCCAGGCGCTTTACTCCTGGCAGTTGTCCAAAAACGACATCGCTGATGTCGAATACCAGTTCCTGGCGGAACAGGATGTGAAAGATGTTGACGTTCTGTATTTCCGTGAACTGCTGACCGGAGTGGCGACTAACAGCGCGTACCTCGACGGCTTGATGAAGCCGTACCTGTCCCGCCTGCTGGAAGAGCTGGGTCAGGTGGAAAAAGCGGTACTGCGAATTGCGCTGTTTGAGCTGTCAAAGCGTAGCGATGTCCCGTACAAAGTTGCGATTAACGAAGCCATTGAACTGGCGAAAACCTTTGGCGCTGAAGATAGCCACAAGTTTGTCAACGGCGTGCTGGACAAAGCAGCCCCGGTAATTCGTCCCAACAAAAAGTAA
- the pgpA gene encoding phosphatidylglycerophosphatase A, which produces MSNPWHLLATGFGSGLSPVVPGTMGSLASIPFWYLMTFLPWQLYSLVVMMGICIGVYICHRTAKDMGTHDHGSIVWDEFVGMWITLMAIPTLDWQWIAAGFVIFRIFDMWKPWPIRWFDRNIHGGMGIMVDDIVAGVISAGVLYVIGHHWPIGLF; this is translated from the coding sequence ATGAGCAACCCCTGGCATCTTCTGGCTACCGGCTTCGGTAGCGGGCTAAGCCCCGTGGTGCCGGGAACAATGGGGTCGCTGGCGTCGATTCCGTTCTGGTATCTGATGACCTTTCTTCCCTGGCAGCTGTACTCGCTGGTGGTGATGATGGGCATTTGCATCGGCGTCTATATCTGCCATCGTACGGCGAAAGATATGGGTACCCACGATCACGGCAGTATCGTCTGGGATGAGTTTGTCGGGATGTGGATAACCCTGATGGCTATACCGACGTTGGACTGGCAGTGGATTGCCGCCGGGTTTGTGATTTTCCGTATTTTTGATATGTGGAAACCATGGCCGATCCGTTGGTTCGACCGCAACATTCATGGCGGGATGGGGATCATGGTAGACGATATCGTCGCCGGAGTGATTTCCGCCGGGGTGCTGTACGTGATTGGTCACCACTGGCCGATTGGTCTTTTCTAA
- the thiL gene encoding thiamine-phosphate kinase, producing MACGEFSLIARYFDRVKSARLDVETGIGDDCALLNIPEKKTLAISTDTLVAGNHFLPDIDPADLAYKALAVNLSDLAAMGAEPAWLTLALTLPEADEAWLEAFSDSLFVQLNYYDMQLIGGDTTRGPLSMTLGIHGFVPTGRGLKRSGAKPGDWIYVTGTPGDSAAGLAILQDRLQVEDAPDADYLLARHLRPLPRVLQGQALRDLATSAIDLSDGLISDLGHILNASGCGARVDLDAMPFSEAMLRQVETEQALRWALSGGEDYELCFTVPELNRGALDVALANLGARFTCIGQILPESEGLQFIREGKPVTLDFKGYDHFGT from the coding sequence ATGGCATGCGGCGAGTTTTCCCTGATTGCCCGTTATTTTGATCGTGTTAAAAGCGCTCGTCTCGATGTTGAAACCGGCATTGGCGACGACTGCGCGCTCCTGAATATCCCCGAGAAAAAAACGCTGGCAATCAGCACCGACACCCTGGTGGCGGGAAACCATTTTTTACCTGACATCGACCCTGCTGACCTCGCTTATAAAGCACTGGCGGTGAATCTGAGCGACCTTGCGGCAATGGGCGCTGAACCGGCGTGGTTAACGCTGGCCCTGACCCTTCCGGAAGCAGACGAAGCGTGGCTTGAAGCCTTTAGCGATAGCCTGTTTGTCCAGCTCAACTATTACGATATGCAGTTGATTGGCGGCGATACCACCCGGGGGCCGTTGTCGATGACGCTGGGTATCCACGGCTTTGTGCCGACAGGGCGCGGGCTGAAGCGCTCTGGAGCGAAGCCTGGCGACTGGATTTACGTCACCGGAACACCGGGTGACAGCGCTGCGGGACTGGCGATCTTGCAGGACCGGCTTCAGGTTGAAGATGCGCCCGATGCTGATTACCTGCTGGCACGCCACCTGCGTCCGCTGCCGCGCGTTCTGCAGGGGCAAGCGCTGCGCGATCTGGCAACCTCGGCTATCGATCTCTCCGATGGCTTGATTTCCGATCTGGGTCATATTCTTAACGCCAGCGGCTGCGGTGCGCGCGTCGATCTCGACGCGATGCCGTTCTCGGAGGCAATGCTGCGTCAGGTTGAAACGGAACAGGCGTTGCGTTGGGCTCTCTCCGGCGGCGAAGATTATGAACTGTGCTTTACCGTGCCGGAACTCAATCGCGGGGCGCTTGACGTCGCCCTCGCCAATCTCGGCGCACGTTTCACCTGTATTGGCCAGATTCTCCCTGAATCGGAAGGCCTGCAATTCATCCGCGAAGGCAAGCCTGTCACGCTCGATTTTAAGGGATACGATCATTTTGGCACGTAG
- the yajL gene encoding protein deglycase YajL: MSASALICLAPGSEETEAVTTIDLLVRGGVKVTTASVASDGSLTIVCSRGVKLLADAPLVEVADGDFDIIVLPGGIKGAECFRDSPLLVETVRQFHLSGRIVAAICAAAATVLVPHNLFPIGNMTGFPTLKEQIPTEQWQDKRVVWDPRVNLLTSQGPGTSIDFALKIIDLLVGREKAHEVASQLVMAAGIYNYYE, from the coding sequence ATGAGCGCGTCGGCACTGATTTGCCTCGCCCCTGGTAGCGAAGAGACCGAAGCGGTCACCACCATCGATTTACTCGTTCGCGGCGGCGTAAAAGTCACCACAGCAAGCGTCGCCAGCGATGGTAGCCTGACGATCGTTTGTTCGCGCGGCGTCAAACTGCTGGCAGATGCGCCGCTGGTCGAAGTTGCCGACGGTGATTTTGACATCATTGTTCTGCCTGGCGGGATTAAAGGTGCAGAGTGCTTCCGCGATAGCCCGCTGCTGGTAGAAACGGTACGCCAGTTTCATCTCTCCGGGCGTATTGTCGCGGCGATCTGCGCCGCGGCGGCCACCGTGCTGGTACCGCATAACCTCTTCCCAATCGGCAATATGACCGGTTTTCCTACACTGAAAGAGCAAATCCCCACCGAACAATGGCAAGACAAACGCGTCGTCTGGGACCCGCGGGTTAACCTGCTCACCAGTCAGGGGCCGGGAACATCAATTGATTTCGCACTGAAGATCATTGATTTGCTGGTTGGACGTGAAAAAGCCCATGAAGTCGCATCACAGCTGGTGATGGCCGCGGGCATTTATAACTATTACGAGTAA
- the dxs gene encoding 1-deoxy-D-xylulose-5-phosphate synthase: MSFDIAKYPTLALVDSTQELRLLPKDSLPKLCDELRRYLLDSVSRSSGHFASGLGTVELTVALHYVYNTPFDRLIWDVGHQAYPHKILTGRRDKIGTIRQKGGLHPFPWRGESEYDVLSVGHSSTSISAGIGIAIAAAKEDKQRRAVCVIGDGAITAGMAFEAMNHAGDIKPDLLVVLNDNEMSISENVGALNNHLAQLLSGKLYSTLREGGKKVFSGVPPIKELLKRTEEHIKGMVVPGTLFEELGFNYIGPVDGHDVIGLVNTLKNMRDLKGPQFLHIMTKKGRGYEPAEKDPITFHAVPKFDHTSGVLPKSSGGLPSYSKIFGDWLCETAAKDDKLMAVTPAMREGSGMVEFSKKYPDQYFDVAIAEQHAVTFAAGLAIGGYKPVVAIYSTFLQRAYDQVIHDVAIQKLPVLFAIDRAGIVGADGQTHQGAFDISFLRCIPDMVIMTPSDENECRQMLHTGYHYNDGPSAVRYPRGAGTGAAFEPLTLLPIGKGVVKRKGEKIAILNFGTLLPQAAKAAENLNATLVDMRFAKPLDESLVLQLAAEHDVLVTLEENAIMGGAGSGVNELLMARRRVVPVLNLGLPDFFIPQGTQEEVHADLGLDAAGIEAKINTWLA; the protein is encoded by the coding sequence ATGAGTTTTGATATTGCCAAATACCCGACCCTGGCGCTGGTGGATTCCACCCAGGAGTTGCGTTTGTTGCCGAAAGATAGCCTACCGAAACTGTGCGATGAACTGCGCCGTTATCTGTTGGACAGCGTCAGCCGTTCCAGTGGGCATTTTGCTTCTGGTCTCGGCACGGTAGAGTTAACCGTGGCGCTGCACTACGTCTATAACACGCCGTTCGACCGTCTTATCTGGGACGTTGGCCACCAGGCCTACCCGCATAAAATTCTGACCGGTCGCCGTGACAAAATCGGCACTATTCGCCAGAAAGGCGGCCTGCATCCCTTCCCGTGGCGCGGAGAAAGTGAGTATGACGTCCTGAGCGTCGGCCACTCTTCTACCTCTATCTCTGCCGGGATCGGCATCGCTATCGCCGCCGCGAAAGAAGATAAGCAGCGCCGTGCGGTCTGCGTGATCGGCGACGGGGCAATTACCGCCGGGATGGCGTTTGAAGCAATGAACCACGCGGGCGATATCAAACCCGATCTGCTAGTGGTGCTCAACGACAATGAAATGTCGATTTCCGAAAACGTGGGCGCGCTAAACAACCATCTGGCGCAACTGCTTTCTGGAAAGCTCTATTCCACGCTGCGCGAAGGCGGCAAAAAGGTTTTCTCTGGCGTACCGCCGATTAAAGAGCTGCTCAAACGCACCGAGGAACACATCAAAGGGATGGTGGTTCCGGGGACGCTGTTTGAAGAGCTGGGCTTTAACTACATTGGACCGGTGGACGGTCATGATGTTATCGGTCTGGTCAATACGCTGAAGAACATGCGCGACCTCAAGGGGCCGCAGTTCCTGCATATTATGACCAAAAAAGGTCGCGGCTATGAGCCAGCCGAAAAAGACCCGATTACCTTCCATGCGGTGCCTAAATTCGACCACACCAGCGGCGTGCTGCCAAAAAGCAGCGGCGGCCTGCCCTCTTACTCGAAAATCTTTGGCGACTGGCTGTGCGAAACTGCCGCGAAAGATGACAAGCTGATGGCTGTCACGCCAGCAATGCGTGAAGGTTCCGGGATGGTCGAGTTCTCGAAAAAATACCCTGACCAGTATTTCGATGTCGCTATTGCCGAGCAGCACGCGGTGACCTTTGCTGCCGGGCTGGCGATTGGCGGGTATAAACCGGTGGTGGCGATTTACTCTACCTTCCTGCAACGCGCCTATGATCAGGTGATTCACGATGTCGCCATCCAGAAGCTGCCGGTGCTGTTCGCTATCGATCGTGCGGGTATCGTTGGCGCTGACGGTCAGACCCATCAGGGTGCATTCGATATTTCCTTCCTGCGCTGCATTCCGGATATGGTCATTATGACCCCGAGCGACGAGAACGAATGCCGCCAGATGCTGCATACCGGTTATCACTACAACGACGGACCAAGCGCGGTGCGCTATCCGCGCGGCGCTGGTACCGGCGCGGCGTTTGAGCCGCTGACCTTACTGCCTATCGGTAAAGGCGTGGTGAAACGCAAAGGCGAGAAAATCGCGATTCTGAACTTCGGCACGTTGCTACCGCAAGCGGCCAAAGCGGCGGAAAATCTTAACGCCACGCTGGTGGATATGCGCTTTGCTAAGCCGTTGGACGAATCGCTTGTCCTACAGCTTGCCGCAGAACACGACGTGCTGGTCACTCTGGAAGAGAACGCCATTATGGGTGGCGCGGGTAGCGGCGTGAATGAACTACTGATGGCCCGCCGCCGTGTGGTACCGGTGCTGAATCTGGGCCTACCTGATTTCTTTATCCCGCAAGGGACTCAGGAAGAAGTTCATGCCGACCTCGGCCTGGATGCCGCTGGTATAGAAGCCAAAATCAATACCTGGCTAGCATAA
- the xseB gene encoding exodeoxyribonuclease VII small subunit — MPKKNEAPASFETALGELEQIVTRLESGSLPLEDALGEFERGIQLARQGQAKLQQAEQRVQILLADSEDAPLTPFTPDAE; from the coding sequence ATGCCAAAGAAAAATGAAGCCCCGGCCAGCTTTGAAACCGCCCTGGGCGAGCTGGAGCAAATAGTCACTCGTCTGGAAAGCGGCTCACTACCGTTAGAAGACGCACTCGGCGAATTTGAGCGCGGAATACAGCTGGCCCGCCAGGGGCAGGCAAAACTGCAGCAGGCCGAACAGCGCGTACAAATTTTGCTGGCGGATAGCGAAGACGCGCCGCTTACGCCTTTTACGCCGGACGCTGAATAA
- the panE gene encoding 2-dehydropantoate 2-reductase, producing the protein MKVTVLGCGALGQLWLTALYKHGHEVQGWLRVPQPFCSVNVIETDGSVFNESFTANDPDFLASSDLLLVTLKAWQVSNAVKNLSEILPVSAPILLMHNGMGTVDELKSVKQPLLMASTTQAARRDGNVIVHVANGTSHIGPAKVYPQDYSHLADVLQGVLPDVAWHNNIYPATWSKLAVNCVINPLTALKNCQNGELRKYPQEVAAICYEVAAVMEREGMHTSPENLLFYIHQVIESTAENTSSMLQDILAQRHTEIDYITGFLLKRARAHGIAVPENARLFEQVKRKENEYERVGTDLPRPW; encoded by the coding sequence ATGAAAGTAACCGTACTCGGATGCGGTGCACTGGGACAATTATGGCTAACTGCGCTGTACAAACACGGACATGAAGTCCAGGGCTGGTTACGCGTCCCACAGCCATTCTGTAGTGTTAATGTCATTGAAACCGACGGTAGCGTGTTTAATGAATCATTCACCGCTAACGATCCCGATTTTCTCGCCAGCAGCGATCTGCTGCTGGTAACGCTCAAGGCCTGGCAGGTCTCCAATGCGGTGAAAAATCTCAGCGAGATCCTACCCGTCTCAGCACCAATTTTATTAATGCATAACGGTATGGGTACCGTTGATGAGCTTAAGAGCGTCAAACAGCCGCTGCTGATGGCCTCGACCACCCAGGCAGCCCGACGCGATGGCAACGTTATCGTCCACGTTGCCAACGGTACCAGCCATATTGGCCCGGCAAAAGTTTATCCGCAGGACTACAGTCACCTTGCCGATGTCTTACAGGGCGTGCTGCCCGACGTCGCCTGGCATAACAATATTTATCCCGCAACCTGGAGTAAGCTGGCGGTAAATTGCGTCATTAACCCGCTCACGGCGTTAAAAAATTGTCAGAACGGTGAATTACGTAAATATCCGCAAGAGGTCGCCGCTATCTGTTATGAAGTCGCCGCGGTCATGGAACGTGAAGGGATGCATACCTCGCCGGAAAACCTGTTATTCTATATTCATCAGGTCATTGAAAGTACGGCAGAAAATACATCCTCAATGCTGCAGGATATTCTCGCCCAGCGCCATACGGAAATCGATTATATCACCGGTTTTTTACTCAAACGCGCCCGTGCCCACGGCATAGCCGTACCGGAAAATGCCCGCCTATTTGAACAGGTTAAGCGTAAGGAGAATGAATATGAGCGCGTCGGCACTGATTTGCCTCGCCCCTGGTAG
- a CDS encoding aldo/keto reductase produces MHYIPLGDTDLRVSRLCLGCMTFGEPDRGNHAWTLPEESSRPLIKHALEGGINFFDTSNNYSDGSSEEILGRALREYARRDSVIVATKVYHQVGDLPQGLSRAQILRSIDDSLRRLGMEYVDLLQIHRWDYSTPIEETLEALNDVVKAGKARYIGASSMHARQFAQALMLQEKNNWARFVTMQDHYNLIYREEENEMLPLCSREGVAVMPWSPLARGRLTRPWGETTARLVSDEVGKALYNATDENDELIANNLAEVAEELDANRAQVALAWLLSKPGVAAPIIGASRQEQMDELLHAVDLTLTPEQIEKLETPYKPHPIVGFK; encoded by the coding sequence ATGCATTACATTCCCCTTGGCGATACCGATCTGCGCGTTTCCCGGCTTTGCCTCGGCTGCATGACCTTTGGCGAACCGGATCGCGGCAACCATGCCTGGACCTTACCGGAAGAGAGCAGCCGCCCGCTGATAAAGCACGCTCTGGAAGGCGGTATTAATTTTTTCGACACCTCAAACAACTATTCTGACGGCAGCAGTGAGGAGATCCTCGGCCGCGCGCTGCGTGAGTATGCCCGCCGCGACTCGGTTATCGTTGCTACCAAGGTTTATCATCAGGTGGGCGATCTACCGCAGGGCCTGTCGCGTGCGCAGATTCTGCGTTCCATTGACGATAGCCTGCGCCGCCTCGGCATGGAGTATGTCGATCTGCTGCAAATCCATCGCTGGGATTACAGCACGCCCATTGAAGAGACCCTGGAGGCGCTAAACGACGTGGTTAAAGCGGGTAAGGCTCGATATATCGGCGCGTCGTCGATGCATGCCCGGCAGTTCGCTCAGGCTCTGATGTTGCAGGAGAAAAACAACTGGGCGCGCTTCGTGACCATGCAGGATCACTACAACCTGATTTACCGCGAAGAAGAAAATGAGATGTTGCCGCTGTGCAGCCGCGAAGGCGTCGCAGTGATGCCGTGGAGCCCGCTGGCTCGCGGTCGCCTGACTCGCCCTTGGGGAGAAACTACCGCCCGACTGGTATCGGATGAAGTCGGCAAGGCGCTCTACAACGCAACGGATGAAAATGATGAATTGATTGCCAACAACCTGGCCGAGGTAGCAGAGGAGCTTGACGCCAATCGCGCTCAGGTAGCGCTGGCCTGGCTATTGAGCAAACCTGGCGTGGCTGCGCCAATTATTGGCGCATCAAGGCAGGAGCAAATGGACGAGCTGCTACATGCAGTCGATTTAACGCTCACACCGGAGCAGATTGAAAAGTTGGAGACGCCGTATAAACCGCACCCGATTGTCGGGTTCAAGTAA
- the ispA gene encoding (2E,6E)-farnesyl diphosphate synthase, whose amino-acid sequence MNFPQQLQACVEQANEALRRFIAPQPFQNTPLVEAMQYGALLGGKRLRPFLVYATGDMFSVSRTTLDAPAAAVECIHAYSLIHDDLPAMDDDDLRRGQPTCHIKFGEANAILAGDALQTLAFSILSDAPMPEVADRNRLAMISELAQASGIAGMCGGQALDLEAEGHQVDLQALERIHRHKTGALIRAAVRMGALSAGESGRKALPALDRYAENIGLAFQVQDDILDVVGDTATLGKRQGADQQLGKSTYPALLGLEQARKKAHDLITDARQSLNELAAQSLDTTALEALANYIIQRDK is encoded by the coding sequence ATGAACTTTCCGCAACAGCTACAGGCGTGCGTTGAGCAGGCCAATGAAGCGCTGCGCCGCTTTATCGCCCCGCAGCCCTTTCAGAACACTCCGCTGGTCGAAGCGATGCAATACGGTGCATTATTAGGCGGCAAACGCCTGCGTCCATTTCTGGTTTACGCCACTGGCGACATGTTTAGCGTTAGCCGTACCACGCTGGATGCCCCTGCTGCTGCCGTCGAATGTATTCATGCTTACTCACTGATACACGACGACCTGCCGGCCATGGATGATGACGATTTACGCCGCGGCCAGCCGACCTGCCATATTAAATTCGGTGAAGCAAATGCAATTCTTGCCGGGGACGCGCTACAAACGCTGGCGTTTTCTATACTGAGTGATGCACCTATGCCAGAAGTCGCAGACCGCAATCGCCTGGCGATGATTTCTGAACTGGCGCAGGCCAGCGGCATCGCCGGAATGTGCGGCGGCCAGGCGCTGGATCTGGAAGCGGAAGGGCATCAGGTTGACCTGCAGGCTCTGGAACGCATCCATCGCCACAAAACCGGAGCGCTCATTCGCGCAGCCGTACGTATGGGCGCGCTGAGTGCAGGTGAATCGGGACGTAAAGCGCTACCCGCACTCGATCGATACGCAGAAAATATCGGTCTCGCCTTCCAGGTGCAGGATGACATTCTCGACGTGGTAGGGGATACTGCGACCCTTGGCAAACGTCAGGGAGCCGACCAGCAGTTGGGCAAAAGTACCTACCCCGCTCTCCTGGGACTTGAGCAGGCCCGGAAAAAGGCCCATGACCTGATTACCGACGCCCGCCAATCGCTAAATGAGCTGGCCGCGCAATCTCTGGATACTACGGCACTGGAAGCGCTCGCGAATTACATAATTCAGCGTGATAAATAA